In Syntrophorhabdaceae bacterium, one DNA window encodes the following:
- a CDS encoding SPASM domain-containing protein, protein KMNAVGFLGGEPLLRTDRIKKIMDSVYKNTDGMQGFLYTNGDLVDTVNWDDLEDIQWMTTNITDISIEELSRRMKIISERSNVIGQTIVATLDDYNLERILDITRFGTENGYRLRYQKDLYRGLDAEYRKRLLKRYHELCDLLENYIVKGYDVHTTFLLDTLIPLWDLEYSPYPCGKRISTVYPDGTIGPCIRDHSFKTGTIFDENPLSKIYCETFHYNVTKPGIPDECRECESKTTCQGGCPNDRLLLTGTASGKSVMCDIHKEIIPRLRYLDKLKNDMK, encoded by the coding sequence TTAAAATGAACGCCGTTGGTTTTCTTGGTGGGGAACCGTTATTGAGAACGGATAGAATTAAGAAAATTATGGATTCGGTCTACAAAAATACTGACGGCATGCAAGGATTTCTTTATACAAACGGCGACCTGGTAGATACTGTAAATTGGGATGATCTCGAAGATATCCAATGGATGACAACAAATATTACAGATATAAGCATTGAAGAACTATCGAGAAGAATGAAGATAATCAGCGAAAGATCAAACGTTATTGGCCAAACAATAGTAGCAACTTTGGATGATTATAACTTAGAGAGAATTCTTGATATAACAAGATTTGGAACAGAAAATGGGTATCGTTTAAGATACCAAAAGGATTTATACAGAGGATTGGATGCTGAATACAGGAAAAGATTGTTGAAGAGATATCATGAATTATGCGATTTATTGGAAAATTATATTGTCAAGGGATACGATGTTCATACCACTTTCTTGCTGGATACCTTGATTCCTTTATGGGATCTTGAATATTCTCCATATCCTTGCGGGAAAAGAATTTCTACAGTATATCCGGATGGAACGATTGGGCCGTGTATTAGAGACCATTCATTTAAAACCGGAACAATATTTGACGAAAATCCTTTAAGCAAAATATATTGTGAAACATTTCACTACAACGTTACAAAACCGGGGATCCCGGACGAATGTAGGGAGTGTGAATCTAAAACCACCTGCCAGGGAGGGTGCCCCAACGATAGATTGTTGTTGACCGGTACCGCATCAGGAAAATCTGTTATGTGTGATATACATAAGGAAATTATTCCAAGGTTAAGATATTTAGACAAATTAAAGAACGATATGAAATGA